In one Polaribacter sp. ALD11 genomic region, the following are encoded:
- a CDS encoding DUF2279 domain-containing protein codes for MKKNNIAFFSILLLFTTFSSAQEASFLKKSDTLNSKRRNTVIITESVLTSGTLLALNQLWYKDYPHSSFHFKNDNNDWKQMDKAGHFMTSYYLGKVGMEVLDWTGISKKNQLIYGATLGFTFLTAVEILDGFSEEWGASSGDILANAAGTGLLVGQELLWNEQRVTVKYSFHQTNYAKQRPSTLGENFLQQSLKDYNGQTYWLSANIWSFHKESDFPKWLNVAFGYGAEGMLYGETKTTNSMPQDPYRQFYLSLDLDLTKINTKSKLLQSVFSVVNFIKIPSPTLEINTKGQLKFHYLYF; via the coding sequence TTGAAAAAAAATAACATAGCATTTTTTTCTATATTACTTCTATTTACCACATTTTCTAGTGCCCAAGAAGCATCCTTTTTAAAAAAATCGGATACTTTAAATAGCAAAAGAAGAAATACAGTAATAATTACTGAAAGTGTTTTAACTAGCGGAACCTTATTAGCGTTAAACCAACTTTGGTATAAAGATTACCCTCATTCTAGTTTTCATTTTAAAAATGATAATAACGATTGGAAGCAAATGGATAAAGCTGGACATTTTATGACTTCCTATTATCTAGGTAAAGTAGGAATGGAAGTTTTAGATTGGACAGGAATTTCTAAGAAAAATCAACTTATTTATGGTGCTACTTTAGGTTTCACTTTTCTGACTGCTGTAGAAATTTTAGATGGTTTTTCTGAAGAATGGGGTGCTTCTTCTGGTGATATTTTAGCAAATGCTGCAGGAACTGGCTTATTGGTTGGTCAAGAATTATTATGGAACGAACAAAGAGTTACCGTTAAATACTCTTTTCATCAAACTAATTACGCAAAACAAAGACCAAGTACATTAGGAGAGAATTTTTTACAACAGTCTTTAAAAGATTACAACGGACAGACATATTGGCTTTCTGCTAATATCTGGTCTTTTCACAAGGAAAGTGACTTCCCTAAATGGTTAAATGTAGCTTTTGGTTATGGTGCTGAAGGAATGCTATATGGCGAAACAAAAACAACCAACTCAATGCCACAAGATCCTTACAGACAGTTTTATTTGAGTTTAGATCTAGATTTGACAAAAATTAACACAAAATCGAAACTCTTACAATCTGTCTTTTCTGTTGTTAATTTCATAAAGATTCCTTCTCCAACGCTGGAAATTAACACGAAAGGTCAATTAAAATTTCATTATTTGTATTTTTAG
- a CDS encoding peptidoglycan-binding protein LysM, which yields MHPQNRNIYFIKNKIILFSVVLLFINATSIDKKNVSDSETIALTKLSFPKSIGNDIFYLKRDFVAFKEAVAFKESQGKYATVNTLGYLGKYQFGRTTLHRFNIYNTQEFLRNPELQENAFVALCKVNKWILRKDIQRSVGKTMNGIKITESGILAAAHLSGAGNVKKFLRSYGSQRFSDAYGASIQSYLKKFAGYNVSNIIADKNAKV from the coding sequence TTGCACCCGCAAAACAGAAATATATATTTTATCAAAAATAAAATCATTTTATTCAGTGTAGTTCTCCTTTTTATCAATGCAACATCTATTGATAAAAAAAATGTCTCTGATTCAGAAACAATAGCGTTAACTAAATTAAGTTTTCCTAAATCTATAGGAAATGATATTTTTTATTTGAAAAGAGATTTTGTTGCTTTTAAAGAGGCAGTTGCCTTTAAAGAATCTCAAGGAAAATATGCAACTGTAAATACATTAGGATATTTAGGAAAATATCAATTTGGTCGTACTACTTTACACCGATTTAATATTTACAATACACAAGAATTTTTAAGAAACCCAGAATTACAAGAAAATGCATTTGTAGCTTTATGTAAAGTAAATAAATGGATTTTAAGAAAAGACATACAACGTTCTGTTGGTAAAACAATGAATGGTATTAAAATTACCGAATCAGGTATTTTAGCTGCTGCTCATTTAAGTGGTGCAGGAAACGTAAAGAAGTTTTTAAGAAGTTATGGCTCTCAACGTTTTTCTGATGCCTATGGCGCAAGTATTCAATCTTATTTAAAAAAATTTGCTGGTTATAATGTTTCTAATATTATAGCAGATAAAAATGCGAAGGTTTAA